In Candidatus Accumulibacter cognatus, the genomic window TCGAGGTCGAGGATTCGGGAATCGGCATGAGTGAAAGCGAGATCGCCCGTATCTACCGGCCTTTCGTCCAGGCCGACCTGTCGATCACGCGCAAGTACGGTGGCAGCGGCCTGGGCCTGGCGATCTGCAAGCAACTCGTCGAAGGCATGCACGGCTTGATCGAGGTCAGGAGCCGGCCGGGCGAAGGCACATGCTTTGGCGTCCGTCTGACACTTGCCCTGGCAACCGAAAGCGACCTTCCCGACGGCGACAAGGCGCCGGAAGTCCAGGCCCTGCCGACGCATTACCACGACGCGCGCGTCCTGGTGGTCGATGATCAACCCCTCAACCGCGAGATCGTCTTCGATTTGCTGGCCCAAGTGGGCATTGTCCCGCGCTTCGCCGAGAACGGCCTGGAGGCAATCAACATCCTCAGCCAGTGCGGTCCTGAAGCCTTCGATCTGGTCCTGATGGACATCCAGATGCCGGTCATCGACGGCCTCACGGCAACGCGCCGGGTCCGTGCACTGCCGGGTTTTGCGACGCTGCCGATCGCCGCCATGACGGCACACACGATGGAACACGAAAAGCAGATGTACCTGGACGAAGGGATGAATGACCATCTCGGCAAACCGTTCGCCCTGCCAAGTTTCTTTGCGCTGCTGGCCAGGTGGCTGGCGCACCGCGCCGAGGCCCCGCCGGTACCGACTGCACCCGTGGCCGGTGTCGAGTGCGGTAGTGATGGCGACGGAGAACTGTCAGAAATCGGCGGTCTGGACGCCAGCGCGGCACGGCAGCGCTTTGCCGGCAATGACGCGCGTTATCGGTACTGGCTGCGCGAATTCGTCGGGGATTCGGCGGACTTCATCGCCAGGCTCGACGCGCTGCTGCGCGATCGGGAGTACGCGGCGGCAAGGCAGATGGTGCACGCTTTCAAGGGCCGCGTCGGGACGCTCGGCATGACTGAGCTGCACGATCTGGCAGCGGCACTCGAGCAGTTTCTACGAGCCAGCGAAGCTGGTGGCGAAACAGACGGCACTCCGGACAGCCATCCGGACAATAATTATGGCAGCGCAATCCGCCCGCAACTGGTACAGTCGATCGAACGCATGCGCGTCAGCCTGCAGGCAGCACTCGGCTCCGGCAGGCCGGTCACGGCGGCGGCGGCGCGGCCAGAAGGGCCGATGCCGCCCGCGATCGCGGCCCTGCTGCCCCTGCTGGAGGCTTCCGACGGCGGTAGCGCCGCGGCCATCGCCGCCTGCCTTGCGGAACTGCCGGATCGCGACTGGCAAGCGCCGCTGCAGGCAGCGCTGGCGAAAGCGGAAGGTTTCGATTTTGAAGCGGCGAAGCAGATCCTCGCCGAAATGATTCGGGCGCCGACATGAAACTGGGTTCAAAACTGCTCCTCCAGACGGTGCTGCCGGCAATCGCTGCCGTTTCGCTGTTGCTGGCGATCGTTACCCTGGTCGCCCGCAACGCGCTGCAGGACGCCGCCGAACGGGCGCTGGCGGCGGTCGCCGAGGCGCGCCGCGAAGATATTCACAATCACTTCGAACGGATGCGCAATGATATCGTCAGCATGGGCAACGCCCCTGCCGTAATCGCGGCCATGCAGCAGTTTGCCACCGCCTTCGCCGCCTGCGGCGCCAACGCCGACAGCCAACTCCAGCAGTTATACGACAGTGACGCAGAGCACGCCGCCAGTCTCGCCAACAATCCCTGCCGTCGTGGCTACCAACAGGCGCACCGCGAGCATGATGTGTTCTTCCGCAGGCGCCATGCCGTCTATGGCTGGAAAGACATACTGCTGGTCGACCGGCAAGGCCATGTCGTCTATTCCCTGCTCAAGGATCACGATTTTGCGACCAACCTGTTTACCGGGCCATGGAAGGACAGCAGCCTGGCGCGCGTGGCGGTGATCGCCCTGCGCCAGGCAGTCAGCGGCGTCCCGGCCTTTGCCGACGCCGAACACTACGCGGCCGCGGGCAACCGGCCGGCGATGTTCCTCGCCATCCCCGTCATCGAACCCGAGACCGGTCAGCCGCTGGGAGCGCTGGTGGCGCAGATCGCTTTCGAACCGCTCGACCGGCACATGCACTTCAAGGCCGGACTCGGCCAGAGCGGTGAAGCCTTTGTCGTCGGCAGCGGCGGCTGGATGCTGACCAACACTTTTTTCGACCAGGAATCTTCGGTCCTCAAGCGGCAACTGCAGACCGAGGCCGTCAACCGCGTGCTCGCCGGCAACGACGGCAGCGATCAGCTCATCGATTATCGCGGCCAGCCCTCGTTCATCGCCTACCGCCAGTTGCAGCCCTTTGCCGGCGCCCTCGGCGACCAGCCACGCTGGGGCGTGATCGCCAAGATCAGCCGTGACGAAGCGCTGTCCAGCCTGTATTCGCTGCAATGGCTGATGCTCGGCAGCGGCCTGCTGATTGCCGGGGCAGCGACCGCCATCGCGGTCGTCGGTGGCCGGCGACTGCTCCAGCCGGTGCTGGCAATGCAGACGGCACTGGGGCGCCTGGCCAGCGGCGAGAAAACGGCGATTCCCGGTCTCGACCGCCAGGACGAGATAGGCGACATGGCCAAGGCGGCGGAAAGTTTCCGCAAGATGTCCGAGGCGGTTGCGCGCGACCGCTGGATTCACGAAAACGTCGCCACCTTGACCACCGCCGTCAGCCAGGAAGAAACCCTGGCCGATGTGGCCGATACCCTGCTCGGCCATCTGCGGCGGCAGCTTGACGTTCCCGTCGCGACCCTCTTTCTGCGCGACGCCGACGGCCACTACCGGCGTGCCGGCGCCCAGGGACTGGCCCGGCGCAGCCAGTCGCAGGACCGCTTCGCGCCCGGTGAATCGCTGGTCGGCCAGTGCGCCCGCGATGGCCAGGCAGTGATCCTGGCGCCGGTGGGCGGCGGTCTGATGATGATCGCCACCGGACTGGCCGAGTTCCCTCCCGATGAACTCGTGCTTTACCCGATCACGCATCAGAACCAGACGCTGGCGGTCGTCGAGCTGGCGGCGACGCGCCGGCTGTCGCCCGATGAGCACGCTTTTCTGGCGGCCCTGGTGGGCCCGCTCGGACTGCATCTGGCGAACATCGAAGCCGCCGAGCGCAATCTCGCGCTGCTCGATGAAAGTCGCCTGCAGGCCAAGCTCCTGGGCCAGCAGAAGGCGGAACTTGCCGACAGGAACAGCGAAATGCTGGCGCTGAGCGACGAAATGCGTGCCCAGTCCGACGAACTCAAGGCACAGAATGCGACCCTGCGCGGCACTCAGGAGGAACTGCGGGTGCGGCAGGAGGAACTGGCAGAGAAGAACCGCCGTCTGGAAGCGCAGGGCCGGCAACTCGAACTCGGCCGCAGCGAGGCCGAGACGCGGGCGCGCGAACTCGCGCAGGCCAACCGTTACAAATCGCAGTTCCTGGCCAACATGTCGCATGAACTGCGCACCCCGCTGAACAGCATCCTGATCCTGGCCAAGCATCTCGCCGAGAATGCGACCGGCCATCTCGATGACGATGAAGTCGAGTCGGCGAGCGTCATCCATGAGAGCGGCAGCCAGCTCCTGTCACTGATCAATGACATTCTCGACCTGTCGAGAATCGAGGCCGGCAAGGTCGAAATGCTGATCAGGGATTTTCCGGTCTCCGAGATCCTCCTTTACCTGCGCCGCCTGTTCGAGCCGCTCGCGGCCAAGAAGTCGATTGCATTCTCGATCGAAGTCGAAGCCACCGCAGTACCCATGATCCACAGCGACCGCCGCTTGCTGACCCAGATCCTGACCAACCTGTTGTCGAACGCCATCAAGTTCACCGACCGGGGGTCGGTGCGGCTCGTGCTGTGTGCCGAGGACAGGGGACTGCGTTTCGACATCATCGACAGCGGCATCGGCATTGCAGCCGACCAGATCGAACGCATCTTCAATGCCTTCCAGCAGGTCGATGGCAGCAGCGCACGCAAGTACGGCGGCTCCGGCCTGGGTCTGGCGATCAGCCGCCAACTCGTCGCACTGCTGGGCGGCCGCATCGACATCGAGAGCACACCCGGCAGCGGCAGCCGCTTCTCGGTACACCTGCCGGATATCGTCTCTTGCGGCAGCAGTCCTCCCGTACCTGCAGCACCGGCGGTGGCCGCGCGGCCGGCCACCGCCGACCGCCACACGCTGATCCTGGTCGTCGAAGACGATGGCCACCTGGTGATGCTCGTCACCCGCCTGATCGAAACGCTCGGCTACGCCGTACTGGCGGTGAATAGCGGGGAAAAGGCGCTCGAACTGATCGCCGCCGAGCGCCCGGCCGGCGTGCTGCTCGACCTCGGTCTGCCCGGCATCCCGGGCCTCGAGGTCCTGCGCCGGATGAAGTCCAACCCGGACAGCGCCGACATTCCCGTGTACATCATCTCCGGTGCGGCCGACACCGGCGAGGCAGCGGCACTCGGCGCTGCCGGCTACATCCGCAAGCCGATCACCCGCGACGCAGTGCTGGCCGCACTCCGCGACATGCTCGACCGCTCGCCGGTGCCAGCCGCCCAGTCCGCCCGCCAGCGGCAGGTGCTGCTGATCGAAGACGATCAGGCGAGCAGCCAGGCGGTGCGCGTCCTGTTCAAGGAGACGAACATCGAACTCAGTCAGGTACACAATGGCAGCGACGGTCTGGCGGCAATCGCCGCCACGCGTTACGATGCTGTCATCCTCGACCTGATGCTGCCCGACATGAGCGGCTTCGAATGGCTCGAACAAGCTGCCGCCACGCCACAGCCACCGCCGGTGGTGGTCTACTCGGCACGCGACCTCGACGACGCCGAACTGCTGCGGCTGCATGCGCACGCCGACGCGGTAATCTCCAAGGGACGGCTCAACGGCCAGGCAAGCTCGCGCCTGCGCGAGGAAGTCCTGCTCGCGGTCGCCCGGCAGACGATGGAATCCGACGCCGCACCGGCGGCCGCAAGGGCGCGGCACGAAGCGCTGCTGATCGTCGATGACGACGTTCGCAACCAGTCGGCGCTGTCGAAAGCACTGCGCGCTCGCGGCTTTGCCGTCAGCGTCGCCGGCAGCGGCGCACAGGCGATGGAAATGATGGCCACCGGCCAGTTCGCTGCGGTCCTGACCGACATCATGATGCCCGGCATGGATGGCTACGAACTGATCCGGAGAATGCGCGGCGGCAGCTCCGGCCAGATCCCGATCATCGCCGTCACCGCCAAGGCAATGCCCGGCGACGTCGAGCTCTGCCTCGCCGCCGGCGCCAGCGATTACCTCGCCAAACCGGTCGATATCGACCGCCTGTTGCAGTTGCTCGAAAAATGGCTCTGAAAAGAGAATCCGCGCGCCCAATCGAGGCCATCGAGGCCGACCTGCTGCTCTTGCTGCTGCGCGAGCGCTATGGCTACGATTTTAGCGGTTACGACCGCGCCTCATTGATCCGCCGGCTCAGGCAGTTGGTCGATACCTTCCAGATCGGCAGCCTGGTTGAATTGCTGCCGGCTCTGCTGCACGACGAACAGGTGGCACAGACCGTGATCAACACATTATCGGTGCCGGTATCCGAATTCTTCCGCGATCCACCGGTGTGGAAGTATCTCCGCGAACAGGTGATGCCGGAACTCGACAGCTTCCCGCGCATCAACATCTGGCAGGTCGGCTGTGGCTATGGCCAGGAAAGCTATTCGCTCGCCATCCTGCTGCACGAATGTGGTCTGTCGTTCAAGGCGCGGCTGATCACCACCGACATCAACGCCGACCTGCTCAGGATCGCGCGCCGCGGCCGCTGGCTGGCGAACCAGTTCGCGCAGTGGCGGGCCAACTATCTGGCGGCTGGCGGCCGCGCCAGCCTCGACGATTATTTCGATGCCCCTGGCCATGACGGCGATGAGACCATGGCCATTCGTGCAGAGATCCTGCAAGCGATTGAATTCGTCGAGCATAACCTGGTCACCGATGATGCCTTCCTGGAAACGCAGTTGCTGATCTGCCGCAACGTCCTGATCTACTTCGGCGCGGCACTGCAGGCACGGGCCCTCGACCTGTTCGAACGCAGCCTGCAGCGCGGCGGCTTCCTGGTCCTCGGCAGCACCGAATCGATCCTTGACCGGGAGCGTA contains:
- a CDS encoding response regulator, encoding MKLGSKLLLQTVLPAIAAVSLLLAIVTLVARNALQDAAERALAAVAEARREDIHNHFERMRNDIVSMGNAPAVIAAMQQFATAFAACGANADSQLQQLYDSDAEHAASLANNPCRRGYQQAHREHDVFFRRRHAVYGWKDILLVDRQGHVVYSLLKDHDFATNLFTGPWKDSSLARVAVIALRQAVSGVPAFADAEHYAAAGNRPAMFLAIPVIEPETGQPLGALVAQIAFEPLDRHMHFKAGLGQSGEAFVVGSGGWMLTNTFFDQESSVLKRQLQTEAVNRVLAGNDGSDQLIDYRGQPSFIAYRQLQPFAGALGDQPRWGVIAKISRDEALSSLYSLQWLMLGSGLLIAGAATAIAVVGGRRLLQPVLAMQTALGRLASGEKTAIPGLDRQDEIGDMAKAAESFRKMSEAVARDRWIHENVATLTTAVSQEETLADVADTLLGHLRRQLDVPVATLFLRDADGHYRRAGAQGLARRSQSQDRFAPGESLVGQCARDGQAVILAPVGGGLMMIATGLAEFPPDELVLYPITHQNQTLAVVELAATRRLSPDEHAFLAALVGPLGLHLANIEAAERNLALLDESRLQAKLLGQQKAELADRNSEMLALSDEMRAQSDELKAQNATLRGTQEELRVRQEELAEKNRRLEAQGRQLELGRSEAETRARELAQANRYKSQFLANMSHELRTPLNSILILAKHLAENATGHLDDDEVESASVIHESGSQLLSLINDILDLSRIEAGKVEMLIRDFPVSEILLYLRRLFEPLAAKKSIAFSIEVEATAVPMIHSDRRLLTQILTNLLSNAIKFTDRGSVRLVLCAEDRGLRFDIIDSGIGIAADQIERIFNAFQQVDGSSARKYGGSGLGLAISRQLVALLGGRIDIESTPGSGSRFSVHLPDIVSCGSSPPVPAAPAVAARPATADRHTLILVVEDDGHLVMLVTRLIETLGYAVLAVNSGEKALELIAAERPAGVLLDLGLPGIPGLEVLRRMKSNPDSADIPVYIISGAADTGEAAALGAAGYIRKPITRDAVLAALRDMLDRSPVPAAQSARQRQVLLIEDDQASSQAVRVLFKETNIELSQVHNGSDGLAAIAATRYDAVILDLMLPDMSGFEWLEQAAATPQPPPVVVYSARDLDDAELLRLHAHADAVISKGRLNGQASSRLREEVLLAVARQTMESDAAPAAARARHEALLIVDDDVRNQSALSKALRARGFAVSVAGSGAQAMEMMATGQFAAVLTDIMMPGMDGYELIRRMRGGSSGQIPIIAVTAKAMPGDVELCLAAGASDYLAKPVDIDRLLQLLEKWL
- a CDS encoding protein-glutamate O-methyltransferase CheR; this translates as MALKRESARPIEAIEADLLLLLLRERYGYDFSGYDRASLIRRLRQLVDTFQIGSLVELLPALLHDEQVAQTVINTLSVPVSEFFRDPPVWKYLREQVMPELDSFPRINIWQVGCGYGQESYSLAILLHECGLSFKARLITTDINADLLRIARRGRWLANQFAQWRANYLAAGGRASLDDYFDAPGHDGDETMAIRAEILQAIEFVEHNLVTDDAFLETQLLICRNVLIYFGAALQARALDLFERSLQRGGFLVLGSTESILDRERTWVPLQPELRVFRKTMAGSK